From the Nitrospirota bacterium genome, one window contains:
- a CDS encoding cupin domain-containing protein, giving the protein MAQGHGQSQERGNGRTAAKSGPAREVHHLHIGQRLRWLRRSKGYILKTVARGTGLSPALLSLIENEQVVPPIPTLLKISRFFGVPLVGFFEEQASGALAVVRARDRRPVNRRLSRDGHPVGYQYFSLGHLKTRKIMDPYFVEFEPKEKEEVSFFDHEGEEFIFVLNGRLEFSTPDQTVVLRSGDALMFDSNRPHGFRSVGPGSARAVVTVVEKR; this is encoded by the coding sequence GAGGCAACGGGCGGACCGCGGCTAAGAGCGGGCCGGCCCGGGAGGTCCACCATCTACATATCGGTCAGCGCCTCCGGTGGTTGAGACGCAGCAAGGGATACATCCTCAAGACGGTGGCGCGCGGCACAGGGCTCTCTCCTGCCCTCCTATCCCTGATCGAGAACGAACAGGTCGTACCCCCCATCCCCACGCTCCTGAAGATCAGCCGGTTCTTCGGGGTCCCCTTGGTCGGTTTTTTCGAGGAGCAGGCTTCCGGCGCCCTCGCGGTGGTTCGCGCCCGTGATCGTCGCCCGGTGAATCGGCGGCTCTCAAGAGATGGCCATCCGGTGGGCTACCAATATTTCTCTCTGGGGCACCTCAAGACGCGCAAGATCATGGATCCGTACTTCGTCGAATTCGAACCGAAGGAAAAGGAGGAGGTCTCCTTTTTCGACCACGAGGGGGAGGAGTTCATTTTTGTCCTCAACGGACGCCTCGAATTCAGCACGCCGGACCAAACGGTGGTCTTGCGATCCGGCGACGCGCTGATGTTCGACTCGAACCGGCCTCATGGGTTCCGATCGGTCGGACCCGGCTCGGCCCGGGCGGTCGTTACCGTGGTGGAGAAACGGTAG